One genomic segment of Microcella indica includes these proteins:
- the ybeY gene encoding rRNA maturation RNase YbeY: MSIEINNESGFDVDESALQRLVLHAFDALRVHRDAELAIQLVDEGAMERLHIEWMDEPGPTDVLSFPMDELRPGSDEEPTPPGLLGDIVLCPQVAVGQAEAAGHSTLDELLLLTTHGLLHLLGFDHAEPEEEREMFGLQRDILVSFALDERKRRP; the protein is encoded by the coding sequence GTGTCGATCGAGATCAACAACGAGTCGGGCTTCGACGTCGACGAGTCTGCCCTGCAGCGCCTCGTGCTGCACGCCTTCGACGCGTTGAGAGTGCACCGCGACGCCGAGCTCGCGATTCAGCTCGTCGACGAGGGCGCCATGGAGCGCCTGCACATCGAGTGGATGGACGAGCCTGGCCCGACCGACGTGCTGAGCTTCCCCATGGACGAGCTGCGCCCCGGCAGCGATGAGGAGCCCACGCCGCCCGGCCTGCTCGGCGACATCGTGCTGTGCCCGCAGGTCGCGGTCGGGCAGGCCGAGGCCGCGGGCCACTCGACGCTCGACGAGCTTCTGCTGCTGACCACGCACGGGCTGCTGCACCTGCTCGGATTCGACCACGCGGAACCCGAGGAGGAGCGCGAGATGTTCGGGCTGCAGCGCGACATCCTCGTGAGCTTCGCCCTCGACGAGCGGAAGCGCCGGCCGTGA
- a CDS encoding hemolysin family protein, which translates to MTLAVVFFIVAFGLVAFGGLLAAIDAALSVVSRNDLLDLAPARPRPKRLYAVAGDIGAHVNALNFLRIVAETFAAVLVTLALASLFEEWWTALALSAAIMIIVSFILVGSSPRSVGRANPRGMLRYTDWLIRGVRLITGPIADALVAVGNRVTPGRPKSATFSSEEQLLSMVDEATDLDVLDADDRDLIRSIFDFNETIVRETMLPRTDMVTIEQGSTVTDAMALFLAKGVSRIPVIGESSDDVLGIIYLRDAARLAYEQPAACATTSVEELAKPALFIPESKKADDALREMQLASNHMALVVDEYGGIAGLVTMEDLIEELVGEISDEYDRDVAMSEQLSDNEFRVSARMPVDELGDLFGIELDDDEVDTVGGLLAKHVGRLPVVGSTTEVDGLHLTAERTEGRRKRVVTVLVSADQALIDAKLAFANSADTGSTPNQDARLEQHGSPS; encoded by the coding sequence GTGACCCTCGCGGTCGTCTTCTTCATCGTCGCCTTCGGGCTCGTCGCCTTCGGCGGTCTGCTCGCCGCGATCGACGCAGCCCTGAGCGTCGTGAGCCGCAACGACCTGCTCGACCTTGCGCCGGCGCGTCCGCGCCCGAAGCGGCTCTACGCCGTGGCGGGCGATATCGGCGCGCACGTCAACGCGCTCAACTTCCTCCGCATCGTCGCCGAGACATTCGCCGCGGTGCTCGTGACCCTCGCGCTCGCCTCCCTCTTCGAGGAGTGGTGGACAGCCCTCGCGCTGAGTGCCGCGATCATGATCATCGTCTCGTTCATCCTCGTCGGCTCGAGCCCGCGCAGCGTCGGCCGCGCGAACCCTCGCGGGATGCTCCGCTACACCGATTGGCTCATCCGAGGCGTCCGGCTCATCACGGGGCCCATCGCGGACGCCCTCGTCGCGGTCGGCAACCGTGTGACGCCTGGCCGCCCGAAGAGTGCCACCTTCTCGAGCGAGGAGCAGCTGCTGAGCATGGTCGACGAGGCCACCGACCTCGACGTGCTCGACGCCGACGACCGCGACCTCATCCGCTCCATCTTCGACTTCAACGAGACGATCGTGCGCGAGACGATGCTGCCGCGCACCGACATGGTGACGATCGAGCAGGGGTCGACCGTGACCGACGCCATGGCGCTCTTCCTCGCGAAAGGCGTGTCGCGCATCCCCGTCATCGGGGAGAGCAGCGATGACGTGCTCGGCATCATCTACCTGCGCGACGCCGCGCGGCTCGCCTACGAGCAGCCCGCAGCGTGCGCGACGACGAGCGTCGAGGAGCTCGCCAAGCCGGCCCTGTTCATCCCCGAATCCAAGAAGGCCGACGACGCCCTGCGCGAGATGCAGCTCGCCTCCAACCACATGGCGCTCGTCGTCGACGAGTACGGCGGCATCGCCGGCCTCGTCACGATGGAGGATCTCATCGAGGAGCTCGTCGGCGAGATCAGCGACGAGTACGACCGCGACGTCGCCATGTCTGAGCAGCTGAGCGACAACGAGTTCCGCGTGAGCGCGCGCATGCCCGTCGACGAACTCGGCGACCTGTTCGGCATCGAGCTCGACGACGACGAGGTCGACACGGTCGGCGGCCTCCTCGCGAAGCATGTCGGCCGCCTTCCCGTCGTGGGGTCGACGACCGAGGTCGACGGCCTGCACCTCACGGCCGAGCGCACCGAGGGTCGACGCAAGCGCGTGGTCACGGTGCTCGTCTCGGCCGACCAGGCCCTCATCGACGCGAAGCTCGCCTTCGCGAACTCGGCCGACACCGGGTCGACCCCGAACCAGGATGCTCGGCTCGAGCAGCACGGCAGCCCCTCGTGA
- the era gene encoding GTPase Era, whose product MTAPGQEGAGEHRAGFVTFVGRPNVGKSTLTNALVGEKVAITSSKPQTTRRAIRGIVHRASGQLIVVDTPGMHRPRTLLGERLNAVVQDTLGDVDVIGFCVPAGEPIGPGDRFINEQLDSFARTRKIAIVTKTDDASRARVAEQLLAVSQLREWDAVIPLSAVTGDQVDLLADELIALMPVSPPLYEADAVTEETAIDRVAELIREAALEGVSDELPHSLAVTVDEMTERSGSAVLDIFANVWVERDSQKGIIIGHRGARLTEVGTRARHSIEALLGRRVYLKLHVKVAKEWQRDPKQLGKLGF is encoded by the coding sequence GTGACCGCTCCAGGGCAGGAGGGCGCCGGCGAGCACCGCGCCGGCTTCGTGACCTTCGTCGGCCGCCCCAACGTCGGCAAGTCGACCCTCACGAACGCGCTCGTCGGCGAGAAGGTCGCCATCACGAGCTCGAAGCCGCAGACCACGCGGCGGGCGATCCGGGGGATCGTGCACCGGGCATCCGGCCAGTTGATCGTCGTCGACACGCCCGGCATGCACCGCCCGCGCACGCTCCTCGGCGAGCGGCTCAACGCCGTCGTGCAGGACACTCTCGGCGACGTCGACGTCATCGGGTTCTGCGTGCCGGCGGGGGAACCGATCGGGCCAGGCGACCGGTTCATCAACGAGCAGCTCGACAGCTTCGCGCGCACGCGCAAGATCGCGATCGTGACGAAGACCGACGACGCGTCGCGCGCGCGGGTCGCCGAGCAGCTGCTCGCCGTGTCGCAGCTGCGCGAGTGGGACGCGGTGATCCCGCTCTCGGCCGTTACGGGCGACCAGGTCGACCTGCTCGCCGACGAGCTCATCGCCCTCATGCCCGTCTCGCCGCCCCTGTACGAGGCGGATGCCGTGACCGAGGAGACCGCGATCGACCGGGTCGCCGAGCTCATCCGCGAGGCCGCGCTCGAGGGCGTGAGCGACGAGCTGCCCCACTCGCTCGCCGTGACCGTCGACGAGATGACCGAGCGCTCGGGCTCGGCCGTGCTCGACATCTTCGCCAACGTCTGGGTCGAGCGCGACAGCCAGAAGGGCATCATCATCGGGCACCGCGGTGCGCGCCTCACCGAGGTCGGCACGCGCGCCCGCCACTCGATCGAGGCGCTGCTCGGCCGCCGCGTGTACCTCAAGCTGCACGTCAAGGTCGCCAAGGAGTGGCAGCGCGACCCCAAGCAGCTCGGCAAGCTCGGCTTCTAG
- a CDS encoding response regulator, protein MSTPIRVLLVDDQPLFRRGVRMLIDSQPDLTVVGEAGDGAEAVVVATEQRPDVVLIDIRMPRADGIAGTAGILRSAEESGRTPPRVIVLTTFDLDDAALRAIRAGASGFLLKDAEPEFLLAAIRAVHGGHAVVAPGAIGDLLAHVDARPRPDATAVAAAHERELGALSKREREIFAAVAQGLSNAEIAAREFVSEATVKSHVGRILAKLGLRDRVQVVLYAHDHGLLPRR, encoded by the coding sequence GTGAGCACCCCCATCCGCGTCTTGCTCGTCGACGACCAGCCGCTGTTCCGGCGCGGGGTGCGCATGCTCATCGACTCGCAGCCCGACTTGACCGTGGTGGGCGAGGCCGGTGACGGCGCGGAGGCAGTGGTCGTCGCCACCGAGCAGCGCCCCGACGTCGTGCTTATCGACATCCGGATGCCCCGGGCCGACGGCATCGCCGGCACGGCGGGCATTCTGCGCAGTGCCGAGGAGTCGGGCCGCACCCCGCCGCGCGTCATCGTGCTCACGACCTTCGACCTCGACGATGCGGCGCTGCGGGCGATCCGCGCGGGCGCGAGCGGGTTCCTGCTCAAGGATGCCGAGCCCGAGTTCCTGCTCGCCGCCATCCGCGCCGTGCACGGCGGTCACGCGGTCGTCGCCCCCGGGGCGATCGGCGATTTGCTCGCCCACGTGGATGCTCGACCGCGGCCCGACGCCACCGCAGTCGCCGCGGCCCACGAGCGCGAGCTCGGCGCCCTCAGCAAGCGGGAGCGCGAGATCTTCGCGGCCGTCGCACAGGGGCTGAGCAATGCCGAGATCGCCGCGCGCGAGTTCGTCTCCGAGGCGACCGTGAAGTCGCACGTGGGGCGCATCCTCGCCAAGCTCGGGCTGCGCGACCGCGTGCAGGTCGTGCTCTACGCGCACGACCACGGCCTGCTGCCACGCCGCTGA